From Cupriavidus oxalaticus:
GTTGCAGGCAGTTGAAAGGACTCCAACCAAGGCGGCAAGAGTGGCGCCCCGGTTCCGGTCAGCGTCAGTCTGCCTGGTGCTCGCCGGAGGCTTCGATGACATTTGGGTGGCCGTGGGGTAACGCACGCGGCTCAAGCAGCCGATGCAGCCCCAGCCCGATGGCCGCGCCGAGACATTGCGCCAGCATGAATCCCGGCACGCTCGCCGGTGCGATGCCCGCAAAGCTGTCGCTGAACATGCGCCCGAACGCGGCTGCGGGATTGGCAAACGAGGTGGATGCGGTGAACCAGTATGCCGAGCCGATATAGGCCGCCACCATGGCAGAGGCGCGCCCGTTCGGGGCGCGCAGAATCACCAAAAGCAGGCCGGCGGTCGCAACGGTTTCAGCAATCCATTGCCCCGGACCGCTGCGGACCTTGGTGGAAAGCTGCAGGATCGTCATGTCAAACATGGCATGGGCGAGCCAAGCCCCCAGCACCGCGCCTACGAGCTGGGCGGCGATGTATGGCAGCAGCGCCGCGCCAGGCAGTTCACCTCGCGCCACCATGACCGCGCTGACGGCTGGATTGAAGTGCGCGCCGCTGATCGGGCCAAAGACTTCAATCAAGATGTACAAGCCACCGACCGTGGCCGCCGTGTTGGCCAGCAGGGCGACGGCGACATTGCCGCCGGCAAGCCGCTCT
This genomic window contains:
- a CDS encoding aquaporin is translated as MVDLRNRLGAEALGTALLLAIVIGSGIMAERLAGGNVAVALLANTAATVGGLYILIEVFGPISGAHFNPAVSAVMVARGELPGAALLPYIAAQLVGAVLGAWLAHAMFDMTILQLSTKVRSGPGQWIAETVATAGLLLVILRAPNGRASAMVAAYIGSAYWFTASTSFANPAAAFGRMFSDSFAGIAPASVPGFMLAQCLGAAIGLGLHRLLEPRALPHGHPNVIEASGEHQAD